GCAAagccggctttgccgagtgccttttctcgggcactcggcaaacctttgccgtgtgccaagtcgcactcggcaaaaaaaagttgaaacgggacggacggacggacagGTGAACTGGCGAACGGGACGGCGAACTGGCGAACGGGACGGCCGAACGGGACGGGTcgaaaactttgccgagtgccatatgctcggcactcggcaaagattcaaacttcgccgagtgccaacctggccgcactcggcgaagtttgagtttttgccgagtgccagtcgtctggcactcggcgaagtttcaaacttcgccgagtgccaaggtaattacactcggcaaatacgTTTTCCAGGAAATAGAAAAATggttgctttgccgagtgtcagggtaaaaacactcggcaaaagcttgctgtttttttatattttttctgtttttatgtattaacCACATTCATcgtcacaaaaaaaaacatatatacATTCCAGACAAGCGTTACAGTATATATATGGCACATCCATCACATAATAACGCAAATATCTCACGCTGTGTCGCATGAATATCACAAATAGCATAAGTCCAACATCGATGGTATAAGTGTAACGTTcaacaagcacaagtccaactaattaaacaagtctAGTCCAACAACAACAAGCCCGTAGAACAAATATCATAAACAACTCTAAATTAGCTAGGTGGCCACTACGACGCTGCACGTGCCGGTGAATGCTCGTCCGGAGGCTCATTTGACCCCCCAATcgattgattctgcaaaaaaaaaatattttaactttTGGCATGGTGATGCATAGAGCCACTATCTGAACAAGGTAAAATACAATAAAAATGCAGGCCGTATATATTGCATCAAACACAAGTATTATTTGCAATGCATCTGAACCAGTATTAGCttgataaaagaaggaaaaaaataaaaggagtACTGAGATTATACTACTTGTCCATCATGTACGATCGTTCTAAACTTCCACTAATTTTCCAAGTGTGGCTGAAAGATCAGTCCTGGTGCCTCCTAATCATACCTAATTAAACAGCAATATATAGTCACGAATTTACTGTCTAATTTGTGGGAAATTACATTGGCAGCCTAGCTAATCTCTAGTATATAGCACGAGAGATCTTGGGAAGGATCATGTAGCACACGTGTTCGATCAGCCAACCACTAAGTATCTCAACACTCCACTAAGTGAGTCTAGATGTTCTTTCAGATATAGCACATGATATATTGACATAAAGTATCTCAAAATTTGAATATATATGTGCAAGCAAAGTAAATCTATATATCATACTCACAGGAGTGCCTGTAGCGCCAGATGGAGGAAAGATAGACGGAATGCCTAGCGGtggcagcggtggtggaggccaggCCATCGTTGGCGGCGGTTGATAGTTGATTGTCGCGCCAAGGCCTTGGAGATATGAGAACATGGTCTGCATCTGTTGTTGCGCGGCCTGTCGCTCAGCAAGAAGCGCCTGCTCCATCCTCTGCCGCTCCTGCATCCGCTCTTCCTGCCACCTGCGCTCTTGCTCCTGCCTTagcgtccgctcctcct
This portion of the Panicum virgatum strain AP13 chromosome 2N, P.virgatum_v5, whole genome shotgun sequence genome encodes:
- the LOC120659263 gene encoding drebrin-like isoform X2, which produces MRAGGGKKHGRYWIANSLVDTASTPTLSQLRARTTDSTPPICPRPETSVASVRAIQARMDEETKRREEIEARLEEERTLRQEQERRWQEERMQERQRMEQALLAERQAAQQQMQTMFSYLQGLGATINYQPPPTMAWPPPPLPPLGIPSIFPPSGATGTPNQSIGGSNEPPDEHSPARAAS
- the LOC120659263 gene encoding drebrin-like isoform X1 translates to MRAGGGKKHGRYWIANSLVDTASTPTLSQLRARTTDSTPPICPRPETSVASVRAIQARMDEETKRREEIEARLEEERTLRQEQERRWQEERMQERQRMEQALLAERQAAQQQMQTMFSYLQGLGATINYQPPPTMAWPPPPLPPLGIPSIFPPSGATGTPVSMIYRFTLLAHIYSNFEILYVNISCAISERTSRLT